A single Desulfovibrio aminophilus DNA region contains:
- the ligA gene encoding NAD-dependent DNA ligase LigA, producing MTTTTPAARVRELRDLVEHHNRLYYEQDAPEITDAEYDALFRELQALEAEHPELADPNSPTRRVGGAPAEGFVTYRHRRPMFSLDNAMSLEEWRDFSGQKLVNAFREAAQRAALEDVARALGRSLDEAEALKLGRRARQMIEARLLESGAGGWTGLLRDMEAVLPPPLLDRDPGARLAGLRRLAQGVPDPAAALRTFWVDPKMDGLALEAVYEEGVLTVAATRGDGETGEDVTRNMRTVRNLPLTLRPEGGPVPRVLEVRGEVVIAKTAFEILNRRQTAAGAKAFANPRNAAAGSIRQLDPKVAAARPLRFLAYGVGLVEWSGDAPGWNSQAEIMNGLAALGFSIPPEARVCASPEEVEAFFLKLGEERESLPFEIDGVVAKADSLALQRELGETARAPRWALALKFPAQQAKTKLLGISVQVGRTGVLTPVAVLEPVRLAGVEVSSATLHNRDMVESLGLMLGDRVIVQRAGDVIPQVVRAVVEERDGSVEPWSFPSTCPRCGSEVVRLPGEVAVRCPNLSCPARLAQGLIHFVSKAGLDMQGVGARWVEKLAEDGHLKSPADLFALGKDVLLGYEGMGSKSAANFLDAVEQAKSATLHRFLSALGIEQVGEQTARTLAQAYPDLDALAQASEEELKTLPDIGPRVAASIRAFFDNEKNRALLRRFKELGLWPRGEAAPSGLPLSGKTFIFTGGLPGMSRSEAEALVEKLGARAASSMSRRLDYVVAGEGAGSKLAKARDWGLTVLDFPAFQELIREAEARLTPREES from the coding sequence GTGACCACGACCACCCCCGCCGCCAGGGTCCGCGAGCTGCGCGACCTGGTGGAGCATCACAACCGCCTCTACTACGAGCAGGACGCCCCGGAGATCACCGACGCCGAGTACGACGCCCTGTTCCGGGAGCTTCAGGCCCTGGAGGCCGAGCACCCCGAACTGGCCGATCCCAACTCGCCCACCCGCCGCGTGGGCGGGGCTCCGGCCGAGGGCTTCGTCACCTACCGCCACCGCCGCCCCATGTTCAGCCTGGACAACGCCATGAGCCTGGAGGAGTGGCGGGATTTTTCCGGGCAGAAGCTGGTCAACGCCTTCCGCGAGGCCGCCCAGCGGGCGGCCCTGGAGGACGTGGCCCGGGCCCTGGGCCGGAGCCTGGACGAAGCCGAGGCCCTCAAGCTCGGCCGCCGCGCGCGTCAGATGATCGAGGCGCGGCTCCTGGAATCCGGCGCGGGCGGCTGGACCGGCCTGCTGCGCGACATGGAGGCCGTGCTGCCGCCGCCGTTGCTGGACCGCGATCCCGGCGCCCGCCTGGCCGGTCTGCGCCGCCTGGCCCAGGGCGTGCCCGATCCCGCCGCCGCTTTGCGGACCTTTTGGGTGGACCCGAAGATGGACGGCTTGGCTTTGGAGGCCGTCTACGAGGAGGGCGTCCTGACCGTGGCCGCCACGCGCGGCGATGGCGAGACCGGCGAGGACGTGACCCGGAACATGCGCACCGTGCGCAACCTGCCCCTGACCCTGCGGCCGGAGGGCGGGCCCGTGCCCCGCGTGCTGGAGGTGCGCGGCGAGGTGGTCATCGCCAAGACGGCCTTCGAGATCCTCAACCGCCGCCAGACCGCCGCCGGGGCCAAGGCCTTCGCCAATCCGCGCAACGCGGCGGCCGGGTCCATCCGCCAGCTCGACCCCAAGGTGGCCGCCGCCCGGCCCCTGCGCTTCCTGGCCTACGGCGTGGGACTGGTGGAGTGGAGCGGCGACGCGCCGGGTTGGAACTCCCAGGCGGAGATCATGAACGGCCTGGCCGCCCTCGGTTTCTCCATTCCGCCGGAGGCCCGGGTCTGCGCCTCGCCCGAAGAGGTCGAGGCCTTCTTCCTCAAGCTCGGCGAGGAGCGCGAATCCCTGCCCTTCGAGATCGACGGGGTGGTGGCCAAGGCCGACTCCCTGGCCCTGCAACGGGAGCTGGGCGAGACGGCCCGCGCCCCGCGCTGGGCCCTGGCGCTCAAGTTCCCGGCCCAGCAGGCCAAGACCAAGCTGCTCGGCATCTCGGTCCAGGTGGGCCGCACCGGCGTGCTCACGCCCGTGGCCGTGCTGGAGCCCGTGCGCCTGGCCGGGGTGGAGGTCTCCAGCGCCACCCTGCACAACCGCGACATGGTCGAATCCCTGGGGCTCATGCTCGGCGACCGGGTCATCGTGCAGCGGGCCGGGGACGTGATCCCGCAGGTGGTCCGGGCCGTGGTCGAGGAGCGCGACGGGAGCGTGGAGCCCTGGTCTTTCCCCTCCACCTGCCCGCGCTGCGGCTCCGAGGTGGTGCGCTTGCCGGGCGAGGTGGCGGTGCGCTGCCCGAACCTCTCCTGCCCGGCCCGCTTGGCCCAGGGCTTGATCCACTTCGTGTCCAAGGCCGGCCTGGATATGCAGGGCGTGGGCGCGCGCTGGGTGGAGAAGCTGGCCGAGGATGGACATCTGAAATCTCCGGCCGACCTCTTCGCCCTGGGCAAGGACGTGCTGCTCGGCTACGAGGGCATGGGCTCCAAGTCCGCCGCGAACTTCCTGGACGCCGTGGAACAGGCCAAGTCCGCGACGCTGCACCGTTTTCTGAGCGCCCTGGGCATCGAGCAGGTGGGCGAGCAGACCGCCCGCACCCTGGCCCAGGCCTACCCGGACCTGGACGCCCTGGCCCAGGCCTCGGAGGAGGAGCTGAAGACCCTGCCGGACATCGGCCCGCGCGTGGCCGCCAGCATCCGGGCCTTCTTCGACAACGAGAAGAACCGCGCGTTGCTGCGCCGCTTCAAGGAACTGGGGCTTTGGCCCCGGGGCGAGGCCGCGCCGTCGGGCTTGCCGTTGTCCGGGAAAACGTTCATCTTCACCGGCGGCTTGCCGGGCATGTCGCGTTCCGAGGCCGAGGCCCTGGTGGAGAAATTGGGCGCTAGGGCGGCCTCGTCCATGTCGCGCCGCCTCGACTACGTGGTCGCCGGCGAGGGCGCGGGGAGCAAGCTGGCCAAGGCCCGCGACTGGGGCCTGACCGTACTGGATTTTCCGGCCTTCCAGGAACTGATCCGGGAGGCCGAGGCACGGCTGACGCCGAGGGAGGAGTCATGA
- the clpS gene encoding ATP-dependent Clp protease adapter ClpS gives MSDHLFGDQFQTGTISENETQEPPRFRVLLHNDDYTTMEFVVEVLMRVFQKSEPEATTIMLAVHNEGVGVCGVYTSEVAETKVDLVHRMAKVAGYPLRCSMEGE, from the coding sequence ATGAGCGACCACCTTTTCGGAGACCAGTTCCAGACCGGGACGATCTCCGAGAACGAAACCCAGGAGCCGCCCCGTTTCCGGGTGCTCCTGCACAACGACGACTACACCACCATGGAGTTCGTGGTGGAGGTGCTCATGCGCGTGTTCCAGAAGAGCGAGCCCGAGGCGACCACGATCATGCTGGCCGTGCACAACGAGGGGGTCGGCGTCTGCGGGGTATATACCTCGGAAGTCGCCGAGACCAAGGTGGACCTGGTCCACCGGATGGCCAAGGTGGCCGGTTACCCCCTGCGGTGCAGCATGGAAGGGGAATGA
- the aat gene encoding leucyl/phenylalanyl-tRNA--protein transferase, with protein sequence MAIYRLFDEPVFPDPGEAEPDGLLAVGGDLSPLRLISAYSQGIFPWYGPESPILWWSPDPRPVLLPEALHVPRSLRRTLNSGRFSFTLDRDFAGVIRACAIQPRPGQNGTWLVPEMIEAYERLHHLGHAHSLEVRTRGPEGPLVGGLYGLALGRAFFGESMFHEVPEASKAALAMLMRLLGVRGYHFLDCQQATPHVLRMGATEVSRAEFLRRLAAAVRFPTEEGSWTDFEAQLA encoded by the coding sequence ATGGCCATCTACCGCCTCTTCGACGAACCGGTCTTCCCGGACCCGGGCGAGGCCGAACCCGACGGCCTCCTGGCCGTGGGCGGCGACCTCTCGCCCCTGCGCCTGATCAGCGCCTACTCCCAGGGCATCTTCCCCTGGTACGGGCCGGAGTCCCCCATCCTCTGGTGGTCGCCGGACCCCCGGCCCGTCCTCCTGCCCGAGGCCCTGCACGTGCCCAGGAGCCTGCGCCGGACGCTCAACTCCGGCCGCTTCTCCTTCACCCTGGACCGGGACTTCGCCGGGGTCATCCGGGCCTGCGCGATCCAGCCCCGGCCCGGGCAGAACGGCACCTGGCTCGTGCCGGAGATGATCGAGGCCTATGAGCGGCTGCACCACCTGGGGCACGCCCACAGCCTGGAGGTCCGCACGCGCGGGCCGGAGGGCCCCCTGGTGGGCGGGCTCTACGGCCTGGCCCTGGGCCGGGCCTTCTTCGGCGAGTCCATGTTCCACGAGGTCCCCGAGGCGTCCAAGGCGGCCCTGGCCATGCTCATGCGCCTGCTCGGCGTGCGCGGCTACCACTTCCTGGACTGCCAGCAGGCCACCCCGCATGTCCTGCGCATGGGCGCGACGGAGGTGTCGCGGGCCGAATTCCTCCGGCGGCTGGCCGCGGCCGTCCGCTTCCCCACGGAAGAGGGTTCCTGGACCGACTTCGAGGCCCAGCTCGCCTGA
- the uvrB gene encoding excinuclease ABC subunit UvrB gives MSEFQLVSEFRPTGDQPEAIEALCGNLTAGVRDQVLLGVTGSGKTFTMAQVVARLGRPALVLAPNKTLAAQLYNEFKTLFPHNAVEYFVSYYDYYQPEAYLPHTDTFIEKDSSINDDIDKLRHAATHALLTRRDVLIVASVSCIYGLGSPEYYAKMIIPVEEGQTFPMESLLSRLVEVHYERNDYDFHRGTFRVRGDAVEIIPAYARERALRLTFFGDEIESILETDPLTGAVTARLKKTVIYPGSHYVSDRDNLNRAMDAIREELRGRLETFRQGNRLVEAQRLEQRTQFDLETIEELGYCNGIENYSRHLDGRSQGQPPATLLDYFPKDFILFVDESHITIPQVGGMYNGDISRKTTLVDFGFRLPSALDNRPLNFDEFLARVGQSVYVSATPGPWELERAQGLVVEQIIRPTGLVDPEVERRPTEGQMDDILGECRKRQARDERVLITTLTKRMAEDLTDYLNDMGVTARYLHSDIDTLERMAIIQALRAGEFQVLVGINLLREGLDIPEVTLVAILDADKEGFLRSTRSLIQTFGRAARNVEGKVLLYADAETQSMRAALEETARRRLRQLEYNEKNGITPKTVRKRLENALADITTRAAVSDGTDLAAVAEDLARYGVEPKGLEKEVRRLEREMRAAAKELEFERAAVLRDKIGMLKERLLQLG, from the coding sequence ATGTCCGAATTTCAACTGGTGAGTGAATTCCGGCCCACGGGCGACCAGCCGGAGGCCATCGAGGCGCTGTGCGGGAACCTGACCGCCGGTGTGCGCGACCAGGTGCTCCTGGGCGTCACCGGCTCGGGCAAGACCTTCACCATGGCCCAGGTCGTGGCCCGGTTGGGCCGCCCGGCCCTGGTCCTGGCCCCGAACAAGACCCTGGCCGCCCAGCTCTACAACGAGTTCAAGACCCTCTTCCCGCACAACGCCGTCGAATATTTCGTCAGCTATTACGACTACTACCAGCCGGAGGCCTATCTCCCGCACACGGACACCTTCATCGAGAAGGACTCCTCCATCAACGACGACATCGACAAGCTGCGCCACGCCGCCACCCACGCCCTGCTCACCCGGCGCGACGTGCTCATCGTGGCCTCGGTGTCCTGCATCTACGGCCTGGGCTCGCCGGAGTACTACGCCAAGATGATCATTCCGGTGGAGGAGGGGCAGACCTTCCCCATGGAGTCCCTGCTCTCGCGGCTGGTGGAGGTGCACTACGAGCGCAACGATTACGACTTCCACCGCGGCACTTTCCGGGTGCGCGGCGACGCCGTGGAGATCATCCCGGCCTACGCCCGCGAGCGGGCCCTGCGTCTGACCTTCTTCGGCGACGAGATCGAGTCCATCCTGGAGACCGACCCGCTCACCGGCGCGGTCACGGCCCGGCTCAAGAAGACCGTCATTTACCCGGGCAGCCACTACGTCTCGGACCGGGACAACCTGAACCGGGCCATGGACGCCATCCGCGAGGAACTGCGCGGGCGTCTGGAGACCTTCCGCCAGGGAAACCGGCTGGTGGAGGCCCAGCGCCTGGAGCAGCGCACCCAGTTCGACCTGGAGACCATCGAGGAGCTGGGCTACTGCAACGGCATCGAGAACTACTCCCGCCACCTGGACGGCCGTTCCCAGGGCCAGCCTCCGGCCACGCTGCTGGACTACTTCCCCAAGGACTTCATCCTCTTCGTGGACGAATCGCACATCACCATCCCCCAGGTGGGCGGGATGTACAACGGCGACATCTCGCGCAAGACCACCCTGGTGGACTTCGGCTTCCGCCTGCCCTCGGCCCTGGACAACCGGCCGCTCAACTTCGACGAGTTCCTGGCCCGCGTGGGCCAGTCGGTCTACGTCTCGGCCACGCCCGGTCCCTGGGAGCTGGAGCGGGCCCAGGGCCTGGTGGTGGAGCAGATCATCCGGCCCACGGGCCTGGTGGACCCGGAGGTGGAGCGGCGGCCCACCGAGGGCCAGATGGACGACATCCTGGGCGAGTGCCGCAAGCGCCAGGCCCGGGACGAGCGCGTGCTCATCACCACCCTGACCAAGCGCATGGCCGAGGACCTCACCGACTACCTCAACGACATGGGCGTGACCGCCCGCTACCTGCACTCGGACATCGACACCCTGGAGCGCATGGCCATCATCCAGGCCTTGCGGGCCGGGGAGTTCCAGGTCCTGGTGGGCATCAACCTCCTGCGCGAGGGCTTGGACATCCCCGAGGTCACCCTGGTGGCCATCCTGGACGCGGACAAGGAGGGCTTCCTGCGCTCCACCCGCTCCCTGATCCAGACCTTCGGCCGCGCCGCCCGCAACGTGGAGGGCAAGGTCCTGCTCTACGCCGACGCGGAAACGCAATCCATGCGCGCGGCCCTGGAGGAAACCGCCCGGCGTCGCCTCCGCCAGTTGGAATACAACGAGAAAAACGGTATCACGCCGAAGACCGTGCGCAAGCGGCTGGAGAACGCCCTGGCCGACATCACCACCCGCGCGGCGGTGTCCGACGGCACGGACCTGGCCGCCGTGGCCGAGGATCTGGCCCGCTACGGCGTGGAGCCCAAGGGCCTGGAGAAGGAAGTGCGGCGGCTGGAGCGCGAGATGCGCGCGGCGGCCAAGGAATTGGAGTTCGAGCGCGCGGCGGTGTTGCGGGACAAGATCGGGATGCTCAAGGAACGGCTGCTGCAACTGGGGTAG
- the clpA gene encoding ATP-dependent Clp protease ATP-binding subunit ClpA, producing MLSKGLENALTAAVAEVKRRKHEYLTLEHLLYALCLEPGGESVLSACGADVAKLREQLQGFFTENLEVLPEGAESEVIQTLGVRRVLQRAVWQKRAAGKETVEVGDVLAALFEEEDSYAVYFLRSHGVSRLDVLEHISHGMPASEQGGWEATPRRQAPGGRPGAPQPQAPGPDPGKKSALEEFTSNLTERAAQGGIDPLIGRSEELARTVQVLARRRKNNPIFVGDPGVGKTAMAEGLALMIVDKKAPRQFWDSQVYALDMGALLAGTKYRGDFEARLKGVLAELKREPGAILFVDEIHTIVGAGSVSGGSLDASNILKPFLASGEVRCIGSTTYEEYKNHFEKDRALSRRFQKIEISEPTVEQTVDILKGLKPYYEEHHEVSYTQNALRAAAELAARHINDRYLPDKAIDVIDEAGALYRLSGRPRKDNAIKVADIEKVVARMARIPARRLTVSDRGRLKDLEEDLRAVVFGQDEAVAALSKAIKRARAGMKQPGRPMGSFLLTGPTGCGKTELAKQLARVLGVQFLRFDMSEYMEKHAVARLIGAPPGYVGFDQGGLLTESIRKNPHCVVLFDEIEKAHPDVFNILLQVMDYATLTDNNGRKADFRQVVLLMTSNAGAQDMAKAGIGFTRNDKADRKSTSLKAIERLFSPEFRNRLDAVVPFGALNPEIMARIVDKFIGELNGQLKERRVSVRLTEAARALLAEKGYDPAFGARPMARVIQTEIKDAIADELLFGELQKGGAVEVDARPEAERAAATGTGGSSGDFLFRFGPSGEHGAG from the coding sequence ATGCTCAGCAAGGGATTGGAGAACGCCCTGACCGCGGCCGTGGCCGAGGTGAAGAGGCGCAAGCACGAATATCTGACCTTGGAGCACCTGCTCTACGCCCTTTGCCTGGAGCCCGGCGGCGAAAGCGTGCTCTCGGCCTGCGGCGCGGACGTGGCCAAGCTGCGGGAGCAGCTCCAGGGGTTCTTCACCGAGAATCTTGAGGTCCTGCCCGAGGGCGCGGAGTCCGAGGTCATCCAGACCCTCGGCGTGCGCCGGGTCCTGCAGCGCGCCGTGTGGCAGAAGCGGGCCGCGGGCAAGGAGACCGTGGAGGTCGGGGACGTCCTGGCCGCGCTCTTCGAGGAGGAGGACTCCTACGCGGTCTATTTCCTTCGCTCCCACGGCGTGTCCCGCCTGGACGTGCTGGAGCACATCTCCCACGGCATGCCCGCCTCCGAGCAGGGCGGCTGGGAGGCGACCCCGCGCCGTCAGGCTCCCGGCGGCCGTCCCGGCGCGCCCCAGCCCCAGGCCCCCGGCCCGGACCCGGGCAAGAAGTCGGCCCTGGAGGAGTTCACCTCCAACCTTACCGAGCGCGCCGCCCAGGGCGGCATCGACCCGCTCATCGGCCGTTCCGAGGAGCTGGCCCGCACGGTCCAGGTCCTGGCCCGGCGACGCAAGAACAACCCGATCTTCGTGGGCGATCCGGGCGTGGGCAAGACGGCCATGGCCGAGGGCCTGGCGCTCATGATCGTGGACAAGAAGGCCCCCCGCCAGTTCTGGGACTCCCAGGTCTACGCCCTGGACATGGGCGCGCTCCTGGCCGGGACCAAGTACCGGGGCGACTTCGAGGCCCGGCTCAAGGGCGTGCTGGCCGAGCTCAAGCGCGAGCCAGGGGCCATCCTCTTCGTGGACGAGATCCACACCATCGTGGGCGCGGGGTCGGTGAGCGGCGGCAGCCTGGACGCCTCGAACATCCTCAAGCCGTTCCTGGCCTCGGGCGAGGTGCGCTGCATCGGCTCCACCACCTACGAGGAATACAAGAATCATTTCGAGAAGGACCGGGCCCTGTCCCGGCGCTTCCAGAAGATCGAGATTTCCGAGCCCACGGTGGAGCAGACCGTGGACATCCTCAAGGGCCTCAAGCCCTATTACGAGGAGCACCACGAGGTGAGCTACACCCAGAACGCCCTGCGGGCGGCGGCCGAGCTGGCGGCGAGGCACATCAACGACCGCTACCTGCCGGACAAGGCCATCGACGTCATCGACGAGGCCGGGGCCCTGTACCGACTCTCGGGACGCCCGCGCAAGGACAACGCCATCAAGGTGGCGGATATCGAGAAGGTGGTGGCGCGCATGGCCCGCATCCCGGCCAGGCGGCTCACCGTGTCCGACCGGGGCAGGCTCAAGGACCTGGAGGAGGATCTGCGGGCCGTGGTCTTCGGCCAGGACGAGGCCGTGGCCGCGCTTTCCAAGGCCATCAAGCGGGCCCGCGCGGGCATGAAGCAGCCCGGCCGTCCCATGGGCTCCTTCCTGCTCACCGGCCCCACGGGCTGCGGCAAGACCGAGCTGGCCAAGCAGCTGGCCCGGGTGCTCGGGGTCCAGTTCCTGCGCTTCGACATGAGCGAGTACATGGAGAAGCACGCCGTGGCGCGGCTCATCGGCGCGCCTCCCGGCTACGTGGGCTTCGACCAGGGCGGCCTGCTCACCGAGTCCATCCGCAAGAATCCGCACTGCGTGGTGCTCTTCGACGAGATCGAGAAGGCCCACCCGGACGTCTTCAACATCCTGCTGCAGGTCATGGACTACGCCACCCTGACCGACAACAACGGCCGCAAGGCCGACTTCCGGCAGGTGGTCCTGCTCATGACCTCCAACGCCGGGGCTCAGGACATGGCCAAGGCGGGCATCGGCTTCACGCGCAACGACAAGGCCGACCGCAAGAGCACGAGCCTGAAGGCCATCGAGCGCCTGTTCAGCCCGGAGTTCCGCAACCGCCTGGACGCCGTGGTGCCCTTCGGCGCGCTCAATCCCGAGATCATGGCCCGCATCGTGGACAAGTTCATCGGCGAGCTGAACGGTCAGCTCAAGGAGCGCCGCGTCAGCGTGCGGCTCACCGAGGCGGCCCGGGCGCTCCTGGCTGAAAAGGGCTATGACCCGGCCTTCGGGGCCCGACCCATGGCCCGGGTCATTCAGACCGAGATCAAGGACGCCATCGCCGACGAACTGCTCTTCGGCGAGCTGCAGAAGGGCGGGGCGGTCGAGGTGGACGCCAGGCCCGAGGCCGAACGCGCGGCCGCGACCGGAACCGGCGGCTCCTCGGGAGACTTCCTCTTCCGCTTCGGCCCGTCCGGGGAACACGGGGCCGGCTGA
- a CDS encoding Hpt domain-containing protein, with protein MHEPITTAWMEEMTVKRPALVARMFAVFLEEEPKRLEAVRKALADGDAETLRFLAHSLKGASAALGAEILRGHCLALEQAAGSGDLTTAPACLLDLERELDRVFGFMRGHLDRAATA; from the coding sequence GTGCACGAACCCATCACCACCGCCTGGATGGAGGAGATGACCGTCAAGCGTCCGGCCCTGGTGGCCCGCATGTTCGCGGTCTTTCTGGAGGAGGAGCCAAAACGCCTGGAGGCCGTGCGCAAGGCCCTGGCGGACGGGGACGCCGAAACCCTGCGCTTCCTGGCGCATTCGCTCAAGGGCGCGTCGGCCGCCCTGGGAGCCGAAATCCTCCGCGGCCACTGTCTGGCCCTGGAGCAGGCCGCCGGGTCCGGCGACCTGACGACCGCCCCGGCCTGCCTCCTGGACCTGGAGCGGGAACTGGACCGGGTCTTCGGCTTCATGCGCGGCCATCTGGACCGCGCGGCGACAGCCTGA
- a CDS encoding TrkA family potassium uptake protein, which produces MSGLTLKARLYRFRRRYGHFWQMLVAFMALSVVFVVGMIGYMTLEGWNLLESFYMMVITLATVGFQEVRPLSDQGRLMTALIILAGVGGFAYLVGAFSQVLVEGHLHNFWGRLKVQKRIEKLNRHFIVCGFGRIGSVVVREIRAEGQPVVVIEHSPEALEKMRQEDILFVEGDATNDEVLQQAGLMRAKSLITALTDEAANVYVTLTARQLNPEISIIARAADPGHVARLQMAGADRVVLPNLIGGVRMAQSVLRPTVTNFLDLALRANIDLQMEELAVLPTSQVAGKDLMESQIRPRFNLIVIAIQKISGEMVFNPGPREIIEAGDTLLAVGRKTDLMKFQEVL; this is translated from the coding sequence ATGTCCGGACTGACGCTCAAGGCCCGCCTGTACCGCTTCCGTCGACGCTACGGCCATTTCTGGCAGATGCTCGTGGCCTTCATGGCCTTGAGCGTGGTCTTCGTGGTCGGAATGATCGGCTATATGACCCTGGAGGGCTGGAACCTCCTGGAAAGCTTCTACATGATGGTCATCACCCTGGCCACCGTGGGCTTCCAGGAAGTGCGTCCGCTCTCGGACCAGGGGCGGCTCATGACCGCCCTGATCATCCTGGCCGGGGTGGGCGGTTTCGCCTATCTGGTGGGCGCGTTCTCGCAGGTTTTGGTGGAAGGCCACCTGCACAATTTCTGGGGGAGGCTCAAGGTGCAGAAGCGCATCGAAAAGTTGAACAGGCACTTCATCGTCTGCGGATTCGGCCGCATCGGCAGCGTGGTGGTGCGGGAGATTCGGGCCGAGGGCCAGCCCGTGGTGGTCATCGAGCATTCCCCGGAGGCCCTGGAGAAGATGCGCCAGGAGGACATCCTCTTCGTGGAGGGCGACGCCACCAACGACGAGGTTCTCCAGCAGGCCGGACTCATGCGGGCGAAGTCCCTGATCACCGCCCTCACCGACGAGGCCGCCAACGTCTACGTGACCCTCACCGCGCGCCAGCTCAATCCCGAGATCAGCATCATCGCCCGGGCCGCCGACCCCGGGCACGTGGCCCGGCTCCAGATGGCCGGGGCCGACCGCGTGGTCCTGCCCAACCTCATCGGCGGGGTGCGCATGGCCCAGAGCGTGCTGCGGCCCACGGTGACGAATTTTCTCGACCTGGCCCTGCGCGCCAACATCGACCTCCAGATGGAGGAGCTGGCCGTGCTGCCCACGTCCCAGGTGGCGGGCAAGGACCTCATGGAGTCGCAGATCCGCCCGCGTTTCAACCTGATCGTCATCGCCATCCAGAAGATCTCCGGCGAGATGGTCTTCAACCCCGGCCCGCGCGAGATCATTGAGGCCGGGGACACCCTTCTGGCCGTCGGCCGCAAGACCGACCTGATGAAGTTCCAGGAAGTGCTGTGA
- the dapB gene encoding 4-hydroxy-tetrahydrodipicolinate reductase has protein sequence MSCKVIIMGAGGRMGGTLVRLARAGAEFELAGVVERSERLAEVRNLGCPAAGSLDELLPKVPGAVIVDFTAPEASVDMARAAKRHGNPAVIGTTGLTPEQQEELRSIARDVPLFWSPNMSVGVNVLLKVLPELTRMLGPAYDLEMFEVHHNRKKDAPSGTAIKLAQCLAEARGWDYDTVKNYGREGITGARPVEEIGVQTLRGGDVVGEHTVFFFGPGERVEVTHRAHSRDTFAQGALRAAKWLAGRKPGTLYGMSDMF, from the coding sequence ATGAGCTGCAAGGTCATCATCATGGGCGCCGGCGGGCGCATGGGCGGCACCCTCGTGCGTCTGGCCCGGGCCGGGGCGGAATTCGAACTGGCGGGCGTGGTGGAGCGTTCCGAACGCTTGGCCGAGGTTCGGAACCTGGGCTGCCCGGCGGCCGGGAGCCTGGATGAGCTGCTGCCCAAGGTCCCGGGCGCGGTCATCGTCGACTTCACGGCCCCGGAGGCGTCCGTGGACATGGCCCGCGCGGCCAAGCGCCACGGCAACCCGGCGGTCATCGGGACCACCGGCCTGACTCCGGAACAGCAGGAGGAGCTGCGCTCCATCGCCCGGGACGTGCCCCTGTTCTGGTCCCCGAACATGAGCGTGGGCGTGAACGTCCTGCTCAAGGTCCTGCCCGAGCTGACGCGCATGCTCGGCCCGGCCTATGACCTGGAGATGTTCGAGGTGCACCACAACCGCAAGAAGGACGCGCCCAGCGGCACGGCCATCAAGCTGGCCCAATGCCTGGCCGAGGCCCGGGGCTGGGACTATGACACGGTCAAGAATTACGGCCGCGAGGGGATCACCGGCGCGCGTCCCGTGGAGGAGATCGGCGTGCAGACGCTGCGCGGCGGCGACGTGGTGGGCGAGCACACGGTGTTCTTCTTCGGCCCGGGCGAGAGGGTGGAAGTGACCCACCGGGCCCATTCCCGGGACACCTTCGCCCAGGGCGCGCTGCGCGCGGCCAAGTGGCTCGCGGGCCGGAAGCCCGGCACGCTCTACGGCATGTCCGACATGTTCTAG
- a CDS encoding HD-GYP domain-containing protein, translated as MIPSPSCEQRPASGASCGCIALILHQFAESLGNAIDAKDHHTWRHSDEVADLARELALLQGAAPLQADLIHLAGHLHDIGKIGVSDALLRKTGPLSVAEWGELRRHPAIGAQIVRPVRPLAEAGVVEMILHHHERFDGKGYPAGLAGASIPFGARVIALADSVSAMLQDRPYRPARTFERVVDEVGRCSGSQFDPDVARAFVNHAERFRALCHGGGKRETATLPARPATALAV; from the coding sequence ATGATCCCGTCCCCATCCTGTGAGCAGCGCCCCGCTTCCGGCGCGTCCTGCGGCTGCATCGCCCTCATCCTGCACCAGTTCGCGGAATCCCTGGGCAACGCCATCGACGCCAAGGACCACCACACTTGGCGCCATTCCGACGAGGTGGCCGACCTGGCCCGGGAGCTGGCCCTGCTCCAGGGCGCGGCCCCGCTCCAGGCCGACCTGATCCACCTGGCCGGGCACCTGCACGACATCGGCAAGATCGGCGTCTCCGACGCCCTGCTGCGCAAGACCGGCCCGCTGAGCGTGGCCGAATGGGGCGAGCTGCGCCGCCACCCGGCCATCGGCGCGCAGATCGTGCGGCCGGTGCGGCCCCTGGCCGAGGCCGGGGTGGTGGAGATGATCCTGCACCACCACGAACGCTTCGACGGCAAGGGCTATCCCGCCGGGCTGGCGGGCGCGTCCATCCCCTTCGGGGCCCGGGTCATCGCCCTGGCCGACTCGGTGTCGGCCATGCTCCAGGACCGCCCCTACCGCCCGGCCCGCACCTTCGAGAGGGTGGTGGACGAAGTCGGGCGCTGCTCGGGCAGCCAGTTCGACCCTGATGTGGCGCGGGCATTCGTGAACCACGCCGAACGCTTCCGCGCGCTGTGCCACGGCGGCGGGAAGCGGGAAACCGCCACCCTGCCCGCGCGGCCCGCCACGGCCCTGGCCGTCTGA